One segment of Candidatus Eisenbacteria bacterium DNA contains the following:
- a CDS encoding DUF255 domain-containing protein, giving the protein MRFPTFFAVLSLALTCLAAPALAEPTPLAWRPWDAGLEEASRGGRHVVVDVYTDWCGWCKRMERTTYGDPAVRSYLDEHFVVVKLDAESPRLASYLGRKQSLQSIASEFGVSGYPTTLFLNSAGKNLVKAPGYLGPERFLQVLRYVAEGHLEGGVSFEDFLGGGE; this is encoded by the coding sequence ATGCGATTCCCGACCTTCTTTGCCGTGCTCTCGCTCGCACTCACGTGCCTGGCGGCTCCGGCCCTTGCGGAGCCCACCCCGCTGGCGTGGCGTCCGTGGGACGCGGGGCTCGAGGAGGCGAGCCGCGGCGGCCGCCACGTGGTGGTGGACGTCTACACCGACTGGTGCGGCTGGTGTAAGCGGATGGAGCGCACGACCTATGGCGACCCCGCGGTGCGCAGCTACCTCGACGAGCATTTCGTGGTGGTCAAGCTCGACGCCGAATCACCGCGCCTCGCGAGTTACCTGGGTCGCAAGCAGTCGCTTCAGTCGATTGCCAGCGAGTTCGGAGTCTCCGGCTATCCGACGACGCTGTTCCTGAACTCCGCCGGGAAGAATCTGGTCAAAGCACCGGGCTATCTGGGGCCCGAGCGCTTCCTGCAGGTGCTGCGCTACGTCGCCGAGGGCCACCTCGAGGGCGGCGTTTCGTTCGAGGACTTTCTCGGCGGCGGCGAATAG
- a CDS encoding 3'-5' exonuclease, with the protein MALLAGERVVVMDTETTGMSPSDGHGLVEVAAITLVDGLPGEKWSSLVRPGRPIPPDATAVHGITDAMVAEAPLPAEVARQLRERCGDATVVLHNAPFDLPFLIELLRGAGVSPLMNPLVDTLGLARGFAGEGGNSLQALRARYKLPAEAAHRALGDALTTARLLVLLADRWERERGTRSLLELAAASQDVMRQTTRRDGAQRPLGVR; encoded by the coding sequence ATGGCGCTGCTCGCAGGCGAACGCGTGGTGGTGATGGACACCGAGACCACCGGCATGTCGCCGAGCGACGGCCACGGCCTCGTCGAGGTCGCCGCGATCACGCTGGTCGACGGCCTGCCGGGCGAGAAGTGGTCCTCACTGGTGCGTCCCGGGCGGCCGATTCCACCCGACGCGACCGCGGTCCACGGAATCACCGACGCCATGGTCGCCGAGGCCCCGCTGCCCGCCGAGGTGGCGCGACAGCTACGCGAGCGTTGCGGCGACGCCACGGTCGTGCTGCACAACGCCCCATTCGACCTGCCGTTTCTGATCGAGTTGCTCCGTGGTGCGGGAGTGTCACCGCTCATGAATCCGCTGGTCGATACGCTGGGCCTCGCGCGCGGCTTTGCCGGCGAGGGCGGCAACTCGCTGCAGGCCTTGCGGGCCCGCTACAAGCTCCCGGCCGAGGCCGCGCATCGGGCGCTCGGCGACGCGCTCACCACCGCGCGCCTGCTGGTGCTGCTGGCCGATCGATGGGAACGCGAGCGCGGCACCCGCTCGCTGCTCGAGCTGGCGGCCGCGAGCCAGGACGTGATGCGGCAGACCACGCGGCGCGACGGCGCGCAGCGACCGCTCGGCGTGCGCTAG